GATATGTTACCAAGAATAATGGTAGCATTAAAAAACGACTGGACTCAAATCGGCAGTCAGTATTACAAACTTTTGTCTGACAAATTAGTATGCAGCCAGGAATTAACAAATAAAGCATTGGAACTTAAAACTCCTCAAAATATCTATACTTTTATAGCAAAACAAATAAAAGCTATTCCTATAACGGCACTTAATCAATATTCATGGCTCCCGAATTCACCCGATAGTATATTCAAATACAAAGCAGGAAGTCTCCCGGACAGAATTCTTCTACTCTATATAATGTTAAAAAAAGCGGGCTTTGAAAATGCGCAACTTGTTTTGACTTCAGTGCTTGGCGCAGGGAAAAGAAATACATCCATTCATTCTGTTGCTCAATTCCCGGAATTGATTGTCAAATTGGATAATCAATGGCTTTTACCTTCCAGCGAAAGAATAGCATTTGGAGAATTACCAAACGAATATCAAAATAGGACAGGGCTTGTTTTGAGCAGTACTCAACCAAATATAACAGAAATTCCATCCTTTGAACCCGAAAAAGAAGCTACGCAAAAAAATATAAACATAAAACTCGAATCTAATGGCAACATGACGGTAAAAGAAATAGTAAAACTATCAGGAAATTTAGCGCAAAACTTTAGAGCAAATAAATCTTTAAAACCCTATGAATTCAAAAAAGCCTTAGAAGCAAAAGTATCCAGAATGTCTCCGGGATCTCAACTTTTAAATTATAAAGTTTCCAAATTAGAAGACATATCCGAACCGGTATGGTATGAATTAAATTATAAATTGCCGGAATATGCATTGAATGCAGGGAATAACCTGATATTTAAATTGCCGGGGATTACATACTCTGCGGAAATAGTTGGAAAAGCTACTCGTGAAAACGATATGTCTTTTGGTCAAAGAGTTTTGGAAGCCACACAAATAGAAATAGAATATCCTTCTACATATTCCGTATATTATATGCCTAAGAACTATTCCTATTCGGGAGCAGCAAGTTATGAAGCAAAGTTTACCAACAACGGCAATAAACTTACATTTTCGGACAAATATTGGCTATCCTCATCTGACATAAGCAAAGAAAAGTATCCGGAATTCAAGAAATGCATAGAAACCAAGACTAAACTTGCCCAGGAATGGATTGCATTGAGAAAAAAATAATCTCCCGCATCCTCAACCGAAAACTTATCAATAAAGTTATAAACTACTATATCAGAAACTGAAAATAATTGATTAATCAATTATTTGAAATTCTATTGACACAACCCGCTGATTGCATTATATTTTTATTTAGTTAGATAAAAACGAAAATGAATTTCCGGGAAAGTTTATATATTGATAAAACTATTGTAAAAAACACTGGCTTTAATCCTTATTACAGGCAAGTGGAAACAGGGTTAGGGAAAAGAATGATTATTGAAGGACAATCCTTCATATCTTTAGGCTCAAACGATTATTTAGGAATCGCTAATAGCGAAGAGCTAAAAAGCGCTGCTAAAGAAGCTTTAAACAAATATGGTATTAGTATGTGTAGCACTTCAATTGTAACCGGGTATACAAAACTTACTAAAGATTTGGAAGATAAAACAGCTGAGTTTCTGAAGCAAGAGGAAGCGCTAATTTTTCCGTCAGGTTATCAGGCAAATCTAAGTATTTTTCAATTATTAACAAATAAAGAAGATGCTATCATTGCCGATAGGTATGCCCACGCATCTTTGATTCAAGGGACTCAATTATCTAGAGCAAACTTGTTCAGATTCCCACATAATGATATGAAGAAACTAGAAAAATTCCTCAGTAATTCTCAAAATTGCAGAATGCGGTTTATTGTAGTTGATGGTTTGTACAGCACGGAAGGAGATATTGCTCTTTTAGATAAAATCGTTGAGTTGGCAAAAAAATATAAAGCTTTTACGGTAGTTGACGATGCTCATGGAATAGGTGTGTTAGGAAACACCGGACGGGGCAGTTTTGAAATGTTTAATGTTCTTGGAAAAATAGATTTAATCAGCGGTTCTTTTGGAAAAGCATTCGGATGTACAGGAGGATTCATTGCCACTAACCATAAAGTAGCTGACTTTTTTAGGTATCGATGCGGTCCTTTAATTTATTCCACTGCTTTACCCCCAGTTCTAATCGCTTCTATAATAGTTGCTATTGACTTAATTGAAAAATCTACTGAAAGAAGGAAAATGCTTGTTCAAAACAAAGAAACACTTTATACCGCGTTAAAAGGAATGGGATACCCCTTGACCAATTCAATAACACCTTTATTCTCCATCATTTCAAAAGAGGCACAGAAAATCATTGAATTAGCCAGAGATTTATACAAAAAAGGGATTTACGCTACACCGTTTATTCCACCAAGTGTGCCTGAAGGGCATTCTTGCCTGAGATGTATTCCGCACGCCAATCTTGAAAAAGAAGACATTAATTATATTATAAATACTTTCACGGAACTGAAAAATATCTATATATGAAATATCTTTTAATTTTTAATCCTACTGCATATCAGGGAAAAAGCGGAAAAAGATTTGCAAAAATACTCAACTTGTTGAAAATAAAAAATGTAACTTTTGAATATTTGACTACTTCTAAAAAAGATGAAGCCATAGAATTGGCTGCCCAGGCAACAAAAGAAAAATTTGATGTCGTTGTTGCAGTTGGAGGAGACGGAACAATATGTGAAGTAATAACAGGGCTGATGCAGCAAACACCGGCAAGAAGAGCTAAACTTGGGGTTATTCATATCGGAACAAGTCCGGACTTTAATCGTTACCATAACCTGCCTGTAAAATTAGAAGATGCCGTCAGGATATTAATACAAGGTAAAACAGAAAAGATAGATGTCGGAAAAGTTACTCATCTTGATTTAGAAAAAGAAGAAATTGTTTCCTATTTTGGAAGCAGTGTTAATATGGGACTTGGCCCGAATATTGCTTCCAAATCAAATGGCAGGTACAGAAAATTTTTGGGAGATTTTGCAGGAACATTATGCTCAACTTTAGTCTCCCTTGTTGAGTACAAATCCTCGGATTTTCAATTGATAATTGACGGAAAACAAGAAGAGGTTAAAGGTATATTTAACCTGACTGTAGGAAAAGACCCGTATCTTGCTTCGGGAATGAGAGTCCCTCTGGACATTACCCCTGATGACGGAAGAATGTTTTGTCTGGCAATATCCGGCTCATCCAAGATGCCTCTTTTAATGAATCTATGGAAATTATATGCCGGAAATATATTAGATTATTCCGGCGCCAACTTGAAATATTGTAAAGAAGTTGAAATAAAACCAAATAGAAATTCTATGATAGAATTTGACGGAGATTTTAGGGGATATCTGCCTGCAAAAGTTCAAGTCATACCTAAAACATTAGAGGTGATTGTAAATTAAATATGAATAAAGTTTTTGTTACGGGAGCTGCAGGTTTTATAGGCAGTCATTTGGTAAAAAAACTTGCAAAAGAAGGAAATTTAATCGTTGTTTTTGTAAGAAAAAAAAGCTCCCTGCAATTTATTAATAGTTATATCAGGAAATACAACGTAGAAGTTAGAAATGGGGATATTACGAATTTAGAAGAAACGATTGATGCAATGAAGGGGTGTAACGTAGTCTTTCATAACGCCGCTTTTACTGCAGATTGGGGAGATAGAAAAGATTTTTATAAAATAAATCTTGAAGGTACGGAAAATATTTTAAAAGCAGTTGAAATAAATAAAGTCAAGTTTGTTGTTCTTACAAGCAGTACTGCCGTTCTGGGAGAAGAAGATAATCTTGAGAAAAAAAGGGAAGAGGCCCCTTACAAACCAAACTACCCTTATTTTTTATCTAATATATGGGAGTCAAATATGAACGATTACCGCTATACTAAAATGCTGTCTGAAAAAAAAGCAATTGATTTTTGTAAAAAAAATGACATTTCGTTAACAGTAATACGCCCGGTCTGGGTATACGGACCAAGAGAATTTCACGCAGGCCCTTATTATTTCTGTAAAAGCGTTATGGAAGGAACAAAATTTTTGCCCGGCTGTAAAACTAATAAGTTCCATACAATTTATGTGAAAGATTTAGCAGATATTATGGTTAGAATTTTGAATAAAAAACCTGAAGGGATAAATGTTTTTAATGTAGGACCAAAAACTGTTCCGACTATGGATGAGTTCTGGAGATTATTTTGCAAATATTTAAATAAAAATCCCCCTGTTTATCTACCTAAAGGTTTGGTGTATCCCATAGGATTAAGTATGGAATTCTTTTATAAATTTTTTAAAATAAAAAAACCACCCTTATTAACAAGAGCAAGAGTAACTATGGGATATTGTAATAACGTTTATGATACTTCCAGGATAATGAAAGAAATAGGCTATTACAAAGAAACTTCTCTGGAAGAAGGCGTAAAGACAACCGTTAAATGGTGGAAGATTAATAAATATTTATGAAAATACAATTTATTACCGGCATAAACAGATTCTTTTTTGATGTTTATTTATGCAGCTATATATTTGTAAAATATACCATTCTCCTTATTTGTAGAAAAATCTCATTTAAACAATATGTAATATTTTTTAAAAGATTGCTCTTGTTTTATTCTCGTTTGAAGAACAATAAGGTCGTTAAAATCGGCAACCTCTATAAAATACATCTTTATTTGCCATCCTTCCCTACGAAAGCTTTTTTTATAGCGATAGATAAGTTTTTGCTTTTAAATCAAGATCCCCCACCGACATCCGTGCTTTTATCTATGACAAAAGCCTGCCCTTATAATTGTCCCTACTGTTATCAAAAATTTGATAAAGGAGACGATTTGCAAATGGAAAAATTACTTGAAACAGCCACTCAAATCCAGAATACGGGTATTTCTTTGATAAACATTGAAGGCGGAGAGCCTTTGGTAAAATTTGACAGGTTAATCAAATTACTTGAACACATAGATGAAAGAGCGGAAGTTTGGTTAAACACAACCGGTTATGGATTAACTCCAGAGAAAGCTAAGAAATTAAAGGATGTGGGAACTTTTGGCGTTATGGTTTCTCTTCATCATTGGGATAAAGAAAAGTTTGACGGGTTTTTAAATAAACAGGGAGCTTTTGATACAGCACTGTCTGCGTTGGAGATGTTTCTGAAAGCAGGCATTGCAACCGTGATTAATTGCTGCCCGTCCAAACAGCTTCTCGATGAAGACGGTTTTGACAAAATAATGGATATAGCTAAAAAATATGGATGCAGTCTGGTGCAATTAATTCACTGGAAACCGTCAGGAGGATGGCTTGGAAAAGAATCGCTTATGGATAAAGAAACCATAGATAAATTATACAACTATCACCTTACATATAATAAATCAAAAAAATACAAAAATTACCCTGCCGTAGCCTCCCAGGTTTATGAGTCGGCAAAACAAAACTTTGGATGTACTGCTGGCGGCATAGAGAGATTTTATATAAATGCTAACGGAGAATTTCAACCCTGTGAGTTTATAAACGTATCGTTCGGAAACCTTCAGAACGAAAGTTTTATTGTTCTTTTCAAAAGGATGAGAAGTTTTTTTAAAAAACCGGCTACAAAATGGCTTTGTTGCACTGAATGCGAGAGAATAGAAGCAATGCTCAAAGAGAATTCAACGAGTATTCCTTTGCCTAAAGATAAAACAATCCTTCTTGCGCAAAAATGGGATAGAGGCGAAGAAGTCCCTTTATACGTAAAAATGAGACTCTATAAGGATGAATAAATCCATAAGACTTTATATAAAATCAATGCGGCCATACTTGTTTTTCATTACAGGGATATCCGGCTGGTTAGGCATTCTTTTTGCAAATACTTCATCGAGCATTCCGAGACAAATAATCGTATTAAGTATTTTATTTCTTAGCTGGGGAATTAACCAGGTAATTAATGACCTGCTTGGAATAGAAGAAGATAAAATAAATGCTCCGCATAGACCCATAGCAAGCGGAGAATTAAGCAAAAAACACGTCTTACTCTTTTCCATTTGTCTTTTCGCTTTAGGAGCAATTGCAACGTATTTTCTAAACCCCTACGCTTTAATAATTTATTTCTGTGGGTATCTCTTCAATATAATATACGAATACTGCAAAGGATTACCATTATTAGGGAACATCTGGTTCGGCATACTTATAGCCGTTACCCCTTTTTATGGCGCATTGGCCGTTAGTAAAGGAGATATTATAAGTGTATTATGCAATAAAGATTTAATATTTATAGCTTTATTTATCGCATTAATTTCGTCAACTATGACCTTTTTTACTTACTTTAAAGATTATTCGGGAGATAAGCAAACAGGAAAAAAAACACTCGTAGTATTATTAACCCCGAAAAAAGCAAAGTTATTAAATTTTGTAGCAAGCACAATTCCTTTTTTAGTGCTATTTATTGTCCTGTTCTTTAATTTATGGCAACCGAACACAAATCTTGTCTTTTGGATTCTCATAGCAATTGCATTTATTATTTTACAATATACGGCTTTTTTATATTTCAAAAACCCATACGGAAAAGCAACTTATTATTCGTTAAAATGGAATTTC
Above is a window of bacterium DNA encoding:
- a CDS encoding diacylglycerol kinase family protein, encoding MKYLLIFNPTAYQGKSGKRFAKILNLLKIKNVTFEYLTTSKKDEAIELAAQATKEKFDVVVAVGGDGTICEVITGLMQQTPARRAKLGVIHIGTSPDFNRYHNLPVKLEDAVRILIQGKTEKIDVGKVTHLDLEKEEIVSYFGSSVNMGLGPNIASKSNGRYRKFLGDFAGTLCSTLVSLVEYKSSDFQLIIDGKQEEVKGIFNLTVGKDPYLASGMRVPLDITPDDGRMFCLAISGSSKMPLLMNLWKLYAGNILDYSGANLKYCKEVEIKPNRNSMIEFDGDFRGYLPAKVQVIPKTLEVIVN
- a CDS encoding NAD(P)-dependent oxidoreductase, producing MNKVFVTGAAGFIGSHLVKKLAKEGNLIVVFVRKKSSLQFINSYIRKYNVEVRNGDITNLEETIDAMKGCNVVFHNAAFTADWGDRKDFYKINLEGTENILKAVEINKVKFVVLTSSTAVLGEEDNLEKKREEAPYKPNYPYFLSNIWESNMNDYRYTKMLSEKKAIDFCKKNDISLTVIRPVWVYGPREFHAGPYYFCKSVMEGTKFLPGCKTNKFHTIYVKDLADIMVRILNKKPEGINVFNVGPKTVPTMDEFWRLFCKYLNKNPPVYLPKGLVYPIGLSMEFFYKFFKIKKPPLLTRARVTMGYCNNVYDTSRIMKEIGYYKETSLEEGVKTTVKWWKINKYL
- a CDS encoding aminotransferase class I/II-fold pyridoxal phosphate-dependent enzyme → MNFRESLYIDKTIVKNTGFNPYYRQVETGLGKRMIIEGQSFISLGSNDYLGIANSEELKSAAKEALNKYGISMCSTSIVTGYTKLTKDLEDKTAEFLKQEEALIFPSGYQANLSIFQLLTNKEDAIIADRYAHASLIQGTQLSRANLFRFPHNDMKKLEKFLSNSQNCRMRFIVVDGLYSTEGDIALLDKIVELAKKYKAFTVVDDAHGIGVLGNTGRGSFEMFNVLGKIDLISGSFGKAFGCTGGFIATNHKVADFFRYRCGPLIYSTALPPVLIASIIVAIDLIEKSTERRKMLVQNKETLYTALKGMGYPLTNSITPLFSIISKEAQKIIELARDLYKKGIYATPFIPPSVPEGHSCLRCIPHANLEKEDINYIINTFTELKNIYI
- a CDS encoding UbiA family prenyltransferase, which encodes MNKSIRLYIKSMRPYLFFITGISGWLGILFANTSSSIPRQIIVLSILFLSWGINQVINDLLGIEEDKINAPHRPIASGELSKKHVLLFSICLFALGAIATYFLNPYALIIYFCGYLFNIIYEYCKGLPLLGNIWFGILIAVTPFYGALAVSKGDIISVLCNKDLIFIALFIALISSTMTFFTYFKDYSGDKQTGKKTLVVLLTPKKAKLLNFVASTIPFLVLFIVLFFNLWQPNTNLVFWILIAIAFIILQYTAFLYFKNPYGKATYYSLKWNFEGATMFQIAFMALINPLLSVIVFVIGFITVGYLFNLYKDPLM
- a CDS encoding DUF3857 domain-containing protein — translated: MKNKILFFLGITFTFLLINSLNADIVYLLKGNEYEGEIQQIKQDTLWIKTNKKIEKFATDSIIRIEFEEIHSAYKIADLKDALIDSLWKKGADSKTYPNALNVTLYEKISFRINKDSSWTENHRKIEKVLQPGGRDISNKILQYLKNSDKLDVTIARTIQPDGRIEWLKQNAKKDESVFSAFPMYDNLNRIRMALAEAKINGIIETNYEYTYPKVSLLHPLLIEEYFRSYEPIEYKEVEIICPKNISLEMYCDKEITGNTTSDKNNNIYRFNVRKTKEIKMDYLLPPFPDMLPRIMVALKNDWTQIGSQYYKLLSDKLVCSQELTNKALELKTPQNIYTFIAKQIKAIPITALNQYSWLPNSPDSIFKYKAGSLPDRILLLYIMLKKAGFENAQLVLTSVLGAGKRNTSIHSVAQFPELIVKLDNQWLLPSSERIAFGELPNEYQNRTGLVLSSTQPNITEIPSFEPEKEATQKNINIKLESNGNMTVKEIVKLSGNLAQNFRANKSLKPYEFKKALEAKVSRMSPGSQLLNYKVSKLEDISEPVWYELNYKLPEYALNAGNNLIFKLPGITYSAEIVGKATRENDMSFGQRVLEATQIEIEYPSTYSVYYMPKNYSYSGAASYEAKFTNNGNKLTFSDKYWLSSSDISKEKYPEFKKCIETKTKLAQEWIALRKK
- a CDS encoding radical SAM protein, producing MKIQFITGINRFFFDVYLCSYIFVKYTILLICRKISFKQYVIFFKRLLLFYSRLKNNKVVKIGNLYKIHLYLPSFPTKAFFIAIDKFLLLNQDPPPTSVLLSMTKACPYNCPYCYQKFDKGDDLQMEKLLETATQIQNTGISLINIEGGEPLVKFDRLIKLLEHIDERAEVWLNTTGYGLTPEKAKKLKDVGTFGVMVSLHHWDKEKFDGFLNKQGAFDTALSALEMFLKAGIATVINCCPSKQLLDEDGFDKIMDIAKKYGCSLVQLIHWKPSGGWLGKESLMDKETIDKLYNYHLTYNKSKKYKNYPAVASQVYESAKQNFGCTAGGIERFYINANGEFQPCEFINVSFGNLQNESFIVLFKRMRSFFKKPATKWLCCTECERIEAMLKENSTSIPLPKDKTILLAQKWDRGEEVPLYVKMRLYKDE